Genomic segment of Bubalus kerabau isolate K-KA32 ecotype Philippines breed swamp buffalo chromosome 6, PCC_UOA_SB_1v2, whole genome shotgun sequence:
GTCGTCGTTaagctgtattcttttttttttctttccataggCTGTCCTTTGTTACTCTTTCACTGCTACGGTTTGATCGGAATTAGCTGCCGGGGTCTCGGCAGGTTTGACCTCGTCTGCGGGGGCTGCGGGGGCCTGAGCCTTGGGCGTGGAACTCGGCGCTTCCGTGGCTGCCGGCGTCTCCTTGGAGGATGGGGCAGCCTCAGTGCTGCTGGGTTTTGAGTCTGAAGCTGGGGCCCCGTCACTTTTCGTCTCCTGCGCGGCAGGAGCAGCGGGAGCCTCAGTCTTTGTGGGGTCCCCTCCCTCCTTGCTCTTGTCATCCTTGGTGGGGGCCGCGGGCTCTGCTGCCTCAGCCTCCGAAGCTTTGGGGGCGTCGCCTCCAGCGGAGGGGCCTGAGGCAGCCACCGGCTCCTGCTCAGCATCTTTGGAGGGCTCTGGCTTGCCCTCGGCCCCCTCCGTCGGCTCAGGCTCTGCCTTCGGGGCATCTTCCTTGGCCGCCTCGGCATCTTTCTCGCCTTCCTTGTCTTCGGGCTTGGTGGTGTCCTGGGCATCCTTCTCCGGCTTCTCCTCTTTGCCCTCCTTCACCTCTGGGGTCTCGGCAGCAGCCTGGGTCTCATTCTCCTTTGGGGTTCCCTCCTCTTCTGTCCCAGCTCCTTCAGCCTTCTTGTCTTTGTCCTTGGCCTTCTCATCATTCACATTGTACCCCTTCTTCTTCTTGCTCAGTTTGCCTCCCATCTTGGAGTTCGGGTCTGGGTGCCTGTGGCCGCCCCGAGGTGAACGCGGTGCCGCGGAGGGGCCCGGGTCGCTGGGCGTCGTCCGGCCGGGTGCCTGGCCGCTGGGCGGGAGGCTCTCTCCCCGGCTCGACGGCGGGGAGCCCGGAGCGAGGAGCGAGCTGTcgcgctgctgccgccgccgccctcGCCGCTGCCGCTACTCAGAGcaagtgtttttaaaacaaaacacttaTATATGATTTCTGCCTGGAATATTAGCTACATGTTAAATATCCAGGGAGGCTCTGAGTTAGGGCCAGGCTTGTGGATATGACGTTAGATACGAATATGATTTCACGAGGCAGAGAAAATATTTCTGCTGATTTCTGAGTCATGGACTGTGTCCTGAAGATTTCAGGAAAGCTattatggaaaaagaaatactCTATTCCttaagtattttcattttactgtGGAGAAGAGATCCCATCAAAGTATAAGACAAAAGGGAAAAAGGAGGGCAGGCGTACATGTCTGTGTGAGTCCGGCAGTGATGAGGCAAGTTGCTGCCTGCAGGCAGCTGGGCCTTGAAGAGCAGTCAAAAAGCCAAGAGGAGATGGGAAGGGGTGAGAAGGCTGCCTGGCTGGAAAGAGGTGATTCCTTCAGCTTCTCTCCTAGATACCCAAGCCGCCTGCTGTAACTCTGCTCAGACCAGCGCACCCCGGTACGGCTGTGTCTTGGCTCTGAGACCATCTGTGATGAGCCTGACCTGGGTGGGCGTACTATCGGGGAACCCCCCTGGAGAGCATGGCTCGGCCTAGCACCAGCCAGGAGGGCACCTGCCTACCTGCCCGCTGCCCTTCACGAAGATGGGTTTTGGCTGCCAAAGCAGTTGGCCCTGTGCTTGTACTGTTGGCTGAGCTGCCCAGTGCCAGCCAGGGCAGGGGTGTGGGTGGTGCCAGAGGTATGTGCGGAGGCAGAGGCCTCAGATGCTGAGGCATCTGACTTCAGGATGAGAGCTCCAGATTCCCGAGTGGCTCTTTATTACTCACAATACACTCAGAT
This window contains:
- the LOC129656083 gene encoding brain acid soluble protein 1 — its product is MGGKLSKKKKGYNVNDEKAKDKDKKAEGAGTEEEGTPKENETQAAAETPEVKEGKEEKPEKDAQDTTKPEDKEGEKDAEAAKEDAPKAEPEPTEGAEGKPEPSKDAEQEPVAASGPSAGGDAPKASEAEAAEPAAPTKDDKSKEGGDPTKTEAPAAPAAQETKSDGAPASDSKPSSTEAAPSSKETPAATEAPSSTPKAQAPAAPADEVKPAETPAANSDQTVAVKE